The DNA segment CCCAACTGTCCGCTCTGATCGATCGGGGAATGGACGTTGTCCTGGTCTCATCCGGTGCGGTGGCTGCCGGAAGACAACGCATCTGTGAACGGACCCGACAGTGTCGCAAGGAATATGATGACATGGCTTCCCGCCAAGCGGCGTCGGCCATTGGTCAGGGCCGCCTCATGCATGACTACGATGAAGCCTTTGCCAAACACGGCAAAGTCACCGCACAAATTCTCCTGACACGGAGCGGACTCAAGGACCGGGAGCGCTTTCTCAATGCCCGGAATACACTGGAACGGCTGCTTGAATGGAAAGTCATCCCGATCATCAATGAGAATGACACAGTCTCCACCCACGAACTCGAATTCGGCGACAATGATACCCTAGGCGCGATGTGTCTCGGGCTAACAGGCTCCGACCTTTTTGTGAATCTTACCAGTGCGAACGGCGTTTTTGATCGAAACCCGGAGACACACCCCGAAGCACGATCCATCCCGGTCATCGACAACATCGCCTGCCTGGATATCGAAGCCATGTGTGATGGTAAAACCAGTGTCGGTACGGGCGGCATGTACTCAAAACTTCGTGCGGCCAGACGCGCGGCCCAGTTGGGCATCCCGACTCTCATTGTTTCAGGCAAAGGGGAGTTTGACATTCTTGCGGCCCTCGACGGAGCGGACCACGGCACTCTCGTCCTGCCGGAGAGCCGCACAGTCTCCAGCAAAAAGTTCTGGCTCGCTTACCATGACGATCCCTCCGGGGCCATCCGAGTAGACAAAGGAGCAGCCAACGCATTGCTCACCAAAGGCAAATCTCTGCTTCCTATCGGCATCAGCGCCGTGGACGGCTGTTTTGAACGAGGCGCACTGGTCTTTATCAAGACCCTTGAGGGCGATGAACTCGGTGTTGGATTAAGCAATTTCTCTTCTGCCGAACTGGAACGGATCAAAGGGAAAAAGACTGCCGATTTACCCGCGATCATCGGGCCGACCTCCTCTGATGAGGCCGTGCACCGCGACAACATGCTGCTTGATGCAGCCATATAACCGGAGGGCGCTTTGAGGCGACTCTATCTCGATAAGAATCTGCAATTGACTTTCTGCGTGACACTGATGGCCATCCTCGGTGTATCGAGCATTATCCCGGCTCTACCGGACATCATGACAGGACTCCACATGAGCCCGGTTCAGATAGGACTGGTTATCTCCGTCTTCACCCTACCCGGAATCCTGGTCTCTCCCTTGGTCGGCATTCTTGCAGACCGTATCGGACGAAAAGTCATTCTTGTCCCATCATTGTTCATTTTCGGATGCTTCGGTTTTTTCTGTTTCTTTGCCCAATCCATGGAGCAACTGCTTATCCTCCGTTTCATGCAGGGACTCGGAGCAGGACCGCTGGGAGTCATTTACGGAACTCTCATCGGCGATTTGTACCAAGGAGATGAACGCGGCCAGGCCATGGGTTACAATGCGAGCGTGCTTGCCATAGGAACCGCAGCCTTTCCCGGCCTTGGCGGAGCACTTGCCATGCTCGGATGGAACTATCCTTTCCTGCTGCCCCTGATTGCCATCCCACTGGGACTGGTGATTGCCACTCAGCTGGATACACCGGAACCCACCTCTTCCGGGAGTCTCAAAAATTATTTCCGGGATGCCTTCCAACTCATGAAAACGCGGCAGGTCCTCAGCCTCTTTGCCACAACAATGGCCACCTTCATCGTCCTGTACGGCCCTATCGTGACTTACCTGCCTATTCTGTTAAGTCATCGGTTCCATGCCTCTCCCGTTTCCATCGGTATGGTTTTTCTCATCTCATCCGGTTTTACAGGAATGGCTGCATTCCAACTGGGCAGACTCTCCAGCCGGTTCAGTCACCGTTTTCTTCTGGGGAGCGCAGGTCTCTTGTATGGTCTCGCCATGCTACTCATTCCAATGACCCCGAGCATCTGGTTCGTGATCCCCGCTGTAATGTGCTTCGGCCTGGCTCAGGGGTTGAATATTCCCACAGTGATGACCATGCTGACCACTATTGCCCCCATGGAACAACGTGGGGCATTCATGGCAGCCAACGGACTGACCCTGAGACTTGCCCAGACCGTCGCCCCTCTCCTGATGGGTGGCATATACAGCCTCTTCGGTATCCAGGCGGTCTACATGGGAGGGCTGCTCTGTGCCCTTGTCATTCTGTTGCTGGCCTTTTTCTGTATACAAGACTAGGCTTCAAGGATGTCTCAACACATCCTCTCCACTGGACAAACCTTCTGTGCCGACCAGGACGGGTCGATAATTTCCTGCGGCAATACTGGGCAGGATGCAGAATTCTCGCCCGGACAGGCATGGGACCCGACACGATTTATCCCCGATGGAGAGGCAATCCTAGATACGACAACCGGTCTGGTCTGGCTGAAAGATGCCAATCCTGTCGGATTCCCCATAACTTGGCAGGAAGCATTCGAATTCGTCCAAACCATGAATAAGGACCATGTAGCAGGCTTTACTGACTGGCGCCTCCCGAATCGTCGCGAACTTTTCAGTCTGGTTTCCTTTGATTCCCACTCCCCTTCACTGCCTGCCGGGCATCCTTTCACCAATGTCTTTCATGGGTGGTACTGGACCTCGACCACATCAGCCATGCACGAAAGTCAGGCATGGCACCTCCATATGATGGGAGGAAGAATGTTCTGGGGAAACAAGACCGGGTATGAACTCGTCTGGCCTGTACGAGGGCGTTCGGAAATACTTCCTGCGCCAACAGCAGGTCCATCGAAAGATGGTTCAGTCTGGCCGGAACCTCGCTTTGAGGATCATGGGGAGATCGTTACCGACAGGTTGACCCACCTCTGCTGGACCCGCCTAGCGGATCTCGCCCCAGGACCGGTCTCATGGAAAGATGCGTTTACCGTGGTCAAAAAACTGAATACGACCGGATTCGCCAGCCTCTCCGGATGGCGTCTCCCCACCATCAGGGAATTCGAATCCCTGACAGAAAGCCAGAACCATTCACCAGCTCTGCCAACCGGCCACCCTTTCACCAATACCCGCGAAGCATACTGGTCATCCACCAACAGTGGGTACGAAGCAAATTGGGCCATGTGTCACTACCTTGACAAGGGAGCAATCGGAGTCGGCTACAAACGTGACAAGGGATTTCACGTCTGGGCCGTCAGAGCACCCTAATATCTCGCACGTCTTTTGCCGATAGAGAGAATAAGGAACTCAACGGGAACCAAGGAGGGTGCCATGACCTTACGTTCACATCTTCAACACAGACTCAACCCGCTCCATCTCTATTGTCGATTGCGGGCCATCGGTTTTGCGGATAAGGCCGCAAGGACTCTCACTGGATGCTATGAAAAAATCGTCTATCGTCGCGTCCTGGCTTGATCAGACACAAACACACTCCGGGTTTCTCCGACACTTGTTCAACCCCACCCGCCCCGGAGTTTTTCTTTTTATTTTTTTCTCCTGTATCTGAGGATAAAACCATCCAGAGCATCACGCTGCCGTTCCATATGGAGAACCCAGGCTTCCAGGATTTCCCTCCCCTCAGGAGTAATGGAATACACACGTTTGGCCGGACCATCGCCTCTTGAATCCCACCTGGAAAGAACCAACCCCTCTTCATCCATTTGCCGCAAGTGTCTATAGACCATTCCGGGAGGAGCGTCCCCACGCAAAAAACCATACTCCCCAATGGTCTGGATCAACTCATACCCATACGACGATCCCATGCTCAACGCCATGAGCAAGGATGGTTGAATATACCGTTGCGGCTTTCCGCTTCCTACATTTTTCGACATAATTGCAAAGACCTTCTTGACTCTATATACTTAAAGGATATATGTTCAACATAGACAATAAATCCTTCAAACACAACACTACCGGGAGGACACCATGAAGATTTTCGTCAGAGAACGTCGCAGATCGGATAAAGGCCAACAACGACCACGCTATCGAGTAGTTGGCGTGCAAGGTGGAGATTTGAAAATCTACGCCAAACGAATACGTAAATGCGAACTGGCTGAACTGGCCGAACATACCGGCGCTGAAATTATCTACCTTGCACGAGGTGAGGACGAAGCAGAAGGTGTCAAGCCCAAAGGGTAAATAAATGGCCCCTGTACCAAAGACACACAAAAGACTCATATTCAAAAAAAGAAAGCTCCCTCACAAACACCCGTTTGTGAAGGAGCTTTCTTTTTAAAGTACATGATATGGTTTTGGCAGCTTCTGCCGAGTAATTAATCCTTGTAAACGATGGTCCCCACATGTTCGCCATTGAGCGCGGCATGTAGATGCTCCGGGTGACGCAGGACATCAATTATTTGAAACTGCTTTAATGTTTTGGCATTCTTGAGAAAAGTTAAAACAGGACGTTCGACAATCAGGTCTTCCAAATCCATCTCTATCAATTCATCGACATGAATTCTGTCAAAAAACCTGAGAGCCTCCCTGTCCTTGGCTTTCTTGGGGTCACTCTCGTACATCCCCTTTTCGTCTTTCAAATAAATCAAGGACTTGGCGCCGATATTTTCAGCCAACAGACACGCTCCCGAGTCCGTACGATGCGGGGGAATGGAACCGACTTCCGCCGGGTGTTCAAAGAAACCATAGGGAGGAATACCAGTGGTGATAGGCAGATATCCCTGTTGGCAATACATGTGGAGTTGCTCAAGATGGTCGCCATGCCCGATCATGGCTCCACCATGCTTGGCCAGAAGAACGGATAACATTTCGGCATTTTGTGCCGACACCTTGTCTCCGAGCTTGGAAAGCACCCCAGTGGGCATACCGAGGTCTATGCCGATACTGTAGACATGCCGAGCACGAGTCCCTCCCCCACACATCAACAAAATCTTATGTTCTTCTTTGGCTTTGACCAGTTCTTCAAGAATCGGGAACAAAGCCGACGCACCGCGGTCCATGATCGACTGCCCACCAATCTTGAGAACATTGACCTCCGGCTGCATACGGAAATATTCATCGGCCTCTGTTTCTCGTAGCAACCGCTTGTCAACCAGAGATTCGCCCAACAAAGGGGTCTCAATATGCAACCGTCCCTTTTCACCCTTTTCCTTGATCAGTTTACCCATGGGGTCTGTCTCCTTGCACCCAAAAATGTTTCATTTAATGAGAGTATTGTATCGTCTGATGACAAAAAGACAAGACAAACCCGCTTACACCCGATTCGGAATCAGACTCAGACCTTGATTTTCCCGACGCGGATGATGTGATACAGGCAGATCCCGACGCCGAAAGCCCATGCGAGATTACTGATCAACGTAATAGCGAGCATGAGTACGACCACGAAAAGATCGGACCGAGAACTCATATCCATGATCGCCAAAGTCAATTGTGCGCCGGAGAAAAAGAGCAAAGCCCCAAGAACCCCCATAGGCAGGAGATGCAAGACATTGGCCGCTCCCGGTCCATAAAGAAGAGCCAGGAGAATGAAACCACCGCCAATAATCATGTTCGACCCACTTGTTCTGGCCCCGAAGCGATAGTGGGCAGCCAACCCGCCAGCACCATGGCAAACCGGCATTCCGCCCACCATGACGGAGAACAAATTGGCCAACCCCATGCTCATGCACAAGGCTCGATCCGTGACACGCCGACTCTCCCGCCCGAAGTATTCAAAGCTCAAATCACGATTACCAATAACGGCATTGCCCATGGTCATGGGGATTTGGGGGAGCACCAGCACCAGCAGGGCAAAGGAAAAATCCCCCCCGGACGGAAATCCGAACGGCAAAAACCGTGGGAGGTGAAATCCGATCTGGACACCAGCCAACTCCTGCCACGCGCCGAGTAAGGAGCCGACAAGCACTCCACTGACAACAACAACCAACCCCGCCGGAAAACGACGGCTATTGAGCAAAAAGAGTGTTACCAGAAAAAAGAGTATGCCCAAAATCAGGCTCATGGGCATCCCCATAAAGGACTGACTATTCAGAAAAGGTTCTGTCCCACCATGCATGACTTGAAAATCACTGGTCCCCACAACCATCTTCGCCCCCTTGGAAAGCAACAGGATACCTGTAGCCATCTGCACACCGCGTATGACCGTTTTCGGAACAATGCGCGCTACAAAATCCACCAAGTGCGTCGCTCCGAGAAAAAGCAGAAAAACAGCGACGATCAGTCCCGAAGCTGTAATAACATCCGGGCTGAGAGACTGACCGATGGCATACGCTGCCACGACCTTCATCGGCTGGACCGCCACGGGCACACGATAATACATGCCACCCAGGACATACATCAGCCCTATAGTCAAAAACAATCCGGTGGCAGAGAGTCCGTTGATCATGATCATGGCAAAAGCCAACGGCAAAAGAGTTCCGAGATCACCCACGGAACCGGCCCACTCCATTCTGTCAAAACTCATTCGCATTTTTTTGGCCCCTTTTGGATCTGTCAACACCAAAGAATCGTATCGATTCAAAGCACTCCAGACAACTCCGAATATTGACACAATGTCATCTTTCAAGGAGAATCCCGTCATCCGAATATATCGCCCACCACGCGAGGAGCGCGCCGAATGAAGAAAGAGTCCATCAGCCAGCGGGACATGAAACGTTACCAGCTGCAAGCCAAGTCCATCATAGAAACACTGCCGTTCATCACGGATTTCTACGGCAAGACCATTGTCATAAAATATGGCGGAAACGCCATGATAGATGAGAAATTGAAGCGAGCCTTCGCTCTCAATGTCATCCTCCTCAAATATATCGGCCTCAATCCTGTCATCGTCCACGGCGGCGGCCCGCAGATAGGGTCCATGCTCAAAGCGCTCAATATCGAATCCCAATTCCGCGAAGGCTATCGCGTGACCGACGATGCGACCATGGATGTGGTCGAAATGGTCCTGGTTGGCAAGGTCAACAAGGAAATCGTCAATCTGATCAACTTAAACGGCGGCAGCGCTGTGGGCTTGTCCGGCAAAGACGGGATGCTCATCAAGGCCGAACCCAAGGAACTTTCTGTCGAAAAAAAGAACGCTCCTCCTGAAATCATCGATCTCGGCAAGGTCGGCGAGGTCTCTTCCATCAATACGGCGCTGATACGGTCACTGGAAACCGATGGGTTCATCCCCGTCATCGCTCCTGTGGGGGTGGATGACGAAGGTAATACGTATAATATTAATGCCGATTCCGTCGCAGGGGCCATCGCCTCCGCTTTGGGAGCCAAGCGATTGTATCTACTCACTGATGTTCCGGGGCTTCTTGATGCGGATGGAGAACTCATCACCCACCTTTCCCACAAGGAAGCCTTTGACTGCATTGATTCCGGGGTCATCACCGGTGGTATGATCCCCAAGATCAAATGCTGTATTGAAGCCGTTCCGGATGTGGAAAAGGCCGCGATAATCGATGGCAGGGTAGAAAACTGCATCCTGCTTGAGCTCTTCACCAAATCCGGTATAGGAACCGAAGTCATCGAAGAAAAACAACCGAGTCCAGATCGGCTGTGAGATCTCTGCCATGGACCCTGATAATCGTCGCCACAATAATGCAAGCCACTGACTTAAGGAAGACACAATGAAGAATCTCGACTGGACTGCAGCCTTGAATATCGGACTTGATGTTCTGGATGAACAGCATAAACAGCTTCTAACCATCGGCAATGACCTCCTGGATGCCATCCGCCGTGGCGAAGGGGAAACCATCCTCAAAGAGACATTCAACCGCCTCAAGGCATATACCGTGTACCACTTCAAGGAGGAAGAGGCGTACATGAAGGAAATAGGCTTTCCCGATCTTGATTCACACGCTGCCGACCATGCCCTTCTCCTGGTACGAGTCAACACCTTATGGCGCATGCTTGAAAGCGGAGAGAATATTTCCCCCAAGGGGGTCTCCCTGTTTCTCAGCGACTGGATCAACGAACACATTCTCCATAGAGATGCCGAGATCGGCCGATTTGCCAATTCCCGTTCCTGACCAGTGCCGGACCATCGCCAAGACACACTTTCTTGCTCCGGCGATGCCTCTGCCGTAGCGTCAGTCCGAACACAAAGGGAGTTTCATGAGTCACGGATTTTTCACTATCATCAGTCGAGCTGAATTCCAGAATTTTCTCAAAGATTTCCACCCACTGCCTTCAGAAACAGTTCGTCTGTCGCGCGCATCGGGACGGACCCTGGCCTTCGATCTGATTGCCGATCACGATTGGCCCCTGATGGACCGGTCCTGCATGGATGGCTTCGCCATCAACGCCCGCGACGTATTCGGCGCAAGTGAAACAAATCCTGCTTATCTAGACTGTACCGACACCCTCTCCATCGATACAATTCCGAAGATGAACATTGCACCGGGCGAATGCATCCGAATCTCAACAGGTGGCCTCCTCCCCGAGGGGGCTGACGCTGTCGTGATGGTCGAACATACTCAGGAAGTCGGGGAAAGCATGAATGGCCTCGGCATCACAATTGAAATTCGCAAGAGCATTGCTCCGGGTGAAAATGTCATGCAGCGAGGGGAGGACGCCAGAACCGGACAAATCGCTCTGCCTGCCGGAACCGTGATCCGACCACAGGAAGTCGGGCTTTCCGCAGCTCTCGGTTTTGAAAGATTGTCTCTGATTCAACGCCCTCGGGTAGGAATCCTTTCCACAGGAGACGAGCTTATCGAAGTCAGTCAAATGCCCCGACCGGGAAAAGTACGTGACGTCAATTCCCACACGATCGCGACCTTGGTCAAACAGGTCAATGGAATCCCAACAAGATACGGAATTGTCAAAGACGACCTTGAAAGCCTGAATAGCGCGCTGGCCACTGCTGTGGCTGAAAATGACCTTATCCTCCTGTCCGGCGGTAGCTCAATCGGAGTTCGCGACCTGACAGTGCAGACCATAGAAGCGATGGAGGATTCTGCACTTCTGGCCCATGGGGTGGCGTTAAGCCCCGGTAAACCGACTATCCTCGGACGTGTGGGAAGCAAGCCTGTCCTTGGCCTGCCGGGTCAGGTCACCTCGGCCCTGGTGGTCATGCATGTGCTCATTTTACCGCTGATCCGCCACCTACAGGGTGATCCGGCCGCCTTTGATGAAACCCGCCGACCAACGCACCCTGCCGTACTGGCCAGAAATGTTCCTTCCAAGCCGGGACGGGAAGATTACATTCGCATCAAAATCGAACCGCGAGACGGGAAACTTCCTCTCGCTCATCCGGTGCTTGGCAAGTCCGGCCTCCTCAGAACCATGATCCAGGCTGACGGATTAACGGCTATCCCTGCGGATTCCGAAGGATTATATGAAGGACAGACCATTGATGTCTGGAGAGTGTGAGCCCTGGTCCTAGAAAAGATCTTCTTCGCCTTCCAGCTCCACGATTTTCCATTCGCCCCGGACTTTGGTGACGACAAAGACGGAATCTTCTTCCAGATTCCTGTCGAGATTCGCCACTTTGACTCTATAGGCTCCGAAAACACGAACCCGTGCGAATGAACCTTCAAGTTCGACAAGTTCAAACCCGAGTCCTCCGGTGTCCACCTTGGCTGTTCGCAAAACGGAATACGTCCCACGCTGCCGCTGAATTTCCTTGAAAACTTCAAACCGAAAATCATTTCTATCGCGGACATCCTCCGCAAACAGCTTGGCATAGTCATCGGCCAGAGATGTCTGGCGGACATAAAATTCGCGTAACAGTTCCACCAACGGTTCCGGCACGATGGAATTGGGGTCTTGAGGAGGTGGAGCCTGTGTGTGTTCCTTCTGCTTTGCCCCATGCGCTTCATCGCCCATAGGAAGTTCCATCAGCGTCAGGTAGAGCTTGATTTCCGAAACTGCCAACTTGACCTTGGAAGTTACCTCTCCTTTGGGGAAAACACTTTCCACGACAAGACGAAGTGATTTTGATGGTTTCCCGGCACATTCGATGATTTGCTCACCGGGTTCGTCTCTGAGCCAGAAACGAACCTCTGTACCATCGGGATAGACGATCTTTCCCGAACGGATTCGACGAAATGCGTGAAATTGGCCTTTGCCTTGATGCCCGTTGAAAATCCCCAGCCTGCTGACTCGAACCGGAATCCCGAAATCCAATTCTATCCACTGCCCGACACCAGGTCCGATCCCTCCGCCGACCCAGGCGGTCGAGGGATCTCCATCCATGAGATTGTCAGGCGTATGAGGAAGACCGAATTCAACTTTGACGCTGGACACCGAGACAGTCACGTCCATGGCCCATCCCGGAACCCCAATCAGAAGAAGCACGAAAAGACTGAGAAATGACTGTATGATTCGCATGACTATCCCTTTAGCACACCTCATCCCGGTTCGCCTCCCATAAAAAAGGGAGAAGTCCGAAGACTCCCCCCTCCAACAGATCATGATAAAACGGAATTAATAACGGTAATGGTCTGGCTTGAAAGGACCGTCCACATCGACACCAATGTAGTCAGCCTGTTTCTTGGTGAGCTTTTCAAGCTTAACCCCTAGACGTTCCAGGTGAAGGCGAGCGACTTCCTCATCCAGTTTCTTGGGCAGGATCATCACCTTGGGTTCATAATCGTTCTGAGCCAGATCAAGCTGAGCCAGAACCTGGTTGGTGAAGGAATTCGACATCACGAAACTCGGATGTCCTGTGGCGCAACCGAGGTTGACCAGGCGACCTTCAGCCAGAACGATAAGAGAGTTACCTGAGGGCAATGTCCACTTATCAACCTGCGGCTTGACTTCCTTCTTGATGCACTTGGGATTGTTTTCCAGATGTCCCATTTCAATCTCGGAATCGAAGTGGCCGATATTGCAAAGAATAGCTTCGTCCTTCATGGCATCCATATGCGCCCCGGTCACGACATGATAGTTGCCGGTGCACGTGACGAAGATATCACCGCGCGGTGCGGCGTCATCCATGGTCGTGACTTCATATCCTTCCATGGCGGCCTGAAGGGCGCAGATGGGATCAACTTCAGTAATCAGCACACGAGCGCCAAAGCCACGCATGGACTGGGCGCAGCCTTTACCGACATCACCATACCCGACCACGACAACAACCTTGCCTGCCACCATCACATCAGTGGCGCGTTTGATACCGTCAGCCAGAGACTCGCGGCAACCATACAAATTATCGAATTTGGATTTTGTCACGGAATCATTAACATTGAAGGCCGGGAACAACAACTCTCCCGCACGCTGCATTTCATAGAGTCGGTGCACACCAGTGGTCGTTTCTTCGGAAACACCACGGATCGTTTTGGCAATCGTGGTCCACTTCTCAGGGTTGGCCGCCACAGAGGCCTCCAAACGGTCCATGATCATCTGGAATTCCAAGACATCATGCTTTTTGCCCAGCAGACTCGGATCAGCTTCGCACTTCACCCCCTGGTGAATAAGCAGCGTGGCATCACCACCATCATCAACGATGAGGTCAGGGCCGGAGCCATCGGGCCATGTCAGAGCCTGCTCAGTGCACCACCAATACTCTTCCAGCGTCTCACCTTTCCATGCGAAAACCTTGGCCATCCCGGAGTCCGCGATTGCTGCAGCAGCATGATCCTGAGTAGAAAAGATGTTGCAGGATGCCCACCGGATATCAGCGCCCAATTCGTAAAGGCACTTGATGAGCATGGCGGTTTGGATAGTCATGTGCAACGACCCCATGACCTTGAAGCCCTTCAGGGGCTTATCCTTACCTGACTTCTCTATAAGAGACATGAGGCCCGGCATTTCGCGCTCGGACAACTGCATTTCCATATGACCCCATTCGGCCAAAGACATATCAGCGACTTTGTTCTCGCATTTGGGATCAACGGGCATTACTTTCGTAGACATGGTTCCTCCACGTATCGGGGTTTGGATTCTATTGCTTCTCAGCCTCGTATATCACAACTACGAGGTCCATGTTGACTTGAAATTCAGTGACGTCCCTGACGGTAAAATCCGTCTGGGCCAGCCAGTCGCACATCTTGCTTTTCGGGATGCCGAGCCTGCGGTCACCGTACTCGCTTCGCATTATTTCGTTGTCGTGCTGATCAAACTCAGCGATAAGCAGTTTCCCGCCTTTGCGAAGGACACGACCGGCCTCGCGAAGGGCATCCACCGGCCGAGCCAAATGGTGGAGAACCAACGACATGATCGTACAGTCCGCTTCCTGATCCCGCAGGGGTAAATGGGTCATCTCCCCAATACGCAACGACATGTTGGCATCACCGGAAAACCGCTCTTCAGCAAGCTCCAGCATTTTAGGCGAATTATCGACACCGATGACCATATCAGATGTTCCGGCCAGTATCTCCAGCATATCGCCGGGACCACAGCCGATATCGGCAGCACACCCGCACTGAGGCAGTCGAGTCTGGATTTCACGACCCAGATCAATCTCGCCAAGCACTTCTGCGGTCATTCTATCCCACTCGGGAGCAATTGCATCAAAGAATTGACGAGTTGCAGCCATACGCTCACGAATGACCCGGTCCGCTCTATTGCTGTCCCGTTTCAGTTCGTTTTCGCCTTCGAACAGCAGTGCGATACCATCAAGAAAGTCCCGACCTGGTCCATCTTCACTCGCACGGTAAAAAGCCCAAAGCCCTTCCCGACGAACATCAACCAGCCCGGAATCGGACAGAATTTTCAGATGTCGCGAAATTCGCGACTGTCCCATCTCCATCACCTGAACAATCTCACCTACATTCAACTCGTACTCCAGAAGGACATTGACCAATCTGGCCCGAGTTTCATCTGCAAGAGCTTTGCAATATTTAATTATTTTCATTGACCTCGTCCTATATCAGGATATCTTGATATATGGAATATTTGATTTCTAGCTTAAGCAGTGTAGCCCGTCAAGCCTTAAGGCATAGTCCAGTGAATTGTTTATGGCTGATTCCTGTGATAGAGACAGGACAAGTGAGGCGAATCATGAAACCCATCTTTTGTATCATGGCAATGACCGCTTTCTTCTTGACGGGATGCCAGGCCGCC comes from the Pseudodesulfovibrio piezophilus C1TLV30 genome and includes:
- a CDS encoding molybdopterin molybdotransferase MoeA, giving the protein MSHGFFTIISRAEFQNFLKDFHPLPSETVRLSRASGRTLAFDLIADHDWPLMDRSCMDGFAINARDVFGASETNPAYLDCTDTLSIDTIPKMNIAPGECIRISTGGLLPEGADAVVMVEHTQEVGESMNGLGITIEIRKSIAPGENVMQRGEDARTGQIALPAGTVIRPQEVGLSAALGFERLSLIQRPRVGILSTGDELIEVSQMPRPGKVRDVNSHTIATLVKQVNGIPTRYGIVKDDLESLNSALATAVAENDLILLSGGSSIGVRDLTVQTIEAMEDSALLAHGVALSPGKPTILGRVGSKPVLGLPGQVTSALVVMHVLILPLIRHLQGDPAAFDETRRPTHPAVLARNVPSKPGREDYIRIKIEPRDGKLPLAHPVLGKSGLLRTMIQADGLTAIPADSEGLYEGQTIDVWRV
- a CDS encoding discoidin domain-containing protein, whose translation is MRIIQSFLSLFVLLLIGVPGWAMDVTVSVSSVKVEFGLPHTPDNLMDGDPSTAWVGGGIGPGVGQWIELDFGIPVRVSRLGIFNGHQGKGQFHAFRRIRSGKIVYPDGTEVRFWLRDEPGEQIIECAGKPSKSLRLVVESVFPKGEVTSKVKLAVSEIKLYLTLMELPMGDEAHGAKQKEHTQAPPPQDPNSIVPEPLVELLREFYVRQTSLADDYAKLFAEDVRDRNDFRFEVFKEIQRQRGTYSVLRTAKVDTGGLGFELVELEGSFARVRVFGAYRVKVANLDRNLEEDSVFVVTKVRGEWKIVELEGEEDLF
- the ahcY gene encoding adenosylhomocysteinase, which encodes MSTKVMPVDPKCENKVADMSLAEWGHMEMQLSEREMPGLMSLIEKSGKDKPLKGFKVMGSLHMTIQTAMLIKCLYELGADIRWASCNIFSTQDHAAAAIADSGMAKVFAWKGETLEEYWWCTEQALTWPDGSGPDLIVDDGGDATLLIHQGVKCEADPSLLGKKHDVLEFQMIMDRLEASVAANPEKWTTIAKTIRGVSEETTTGVHRLYEMQRAGELLFPAFNVNDSVTKSKFDNLYGCRESLADGIKRATDVMVAGKVVVVVGYGDVGKGCAQSMRGFGARVLITEVDPICALQAAMEGYEVTTMDDAAPRGDIFVTCTGNYHVVTGAHMDAMKDEAILCNIGHFDSEIEMGHLENNPKCIKKEVKPQVDKWTLPSGNSLIVLAEGRLVNLGCATGHPSFVMSNSFTNQVLAQLDLAQNDYEPKVMILPKKLDEEVARLHLERLGVKLEKLTKKQADYIGVDVDGPFKPDHYRY
- a CDS encoding ArsR/SmtB family transcription factor, which encodes MKIIKYCKALADETRARLVNVLLEYELNVGEIVQVMEMGQSRISRHLKILSDSGLVDVRREGLWAFYRASEDGPGRDFLDGIALLFEGENELKRDSNRADRVIRERMAATRQFFDAIAPEWDRMTAEVLGEIDLGREIQTRLPQCGCAADIGCGPGDMLEILAGTSDMVIGVDNSPKMLELAEERFSGDANMSLRIGEMTHLPLRDQEADCTIMSLVLHHLARPVDALREAGRVLRKGGKLLIAEFDQHDNEIMRSEYGDRRLGIPKSKMCDWLAQTDFTVRDVTEFQVNMDLVVVIYEAEKQ